From a region of the Myxococcaceae bacterium JPH2 genome:
- a CDS encoding glycosyltransferase family 2 protein gives MTTVEIIFLGVYFSVLCVLAVYGSHRYRMAFLYYRHKFKLPTPKGTLKALPRVTIQLPIFNEMYVVERLVESVCRIDYPRDLLEIQVLDDSTDETCGIARACVERHRQKGHDIVYIHRTNRQGFKAGALENGLTLARGEYVAVFDADFVPSPDFLMRTVPFFADAKVGMVQVRWGHLNREFSILTQAQSIFLDGHFIIEHTARNRSGCFFNFNGTAGIWRRDTIADAGGWQHDTLTEDLDLSYRAQLKGWQFVFLPEVISPAEVPVDMNAFKSQQHRWAKGSIQTAKKLLPTILKSDLPLVVKREAFFHLTNNMAYLLMVLLSVLMPVSMVVRFQHGLYGTLFLDLPFFITATASVCVFYVAAQRERGVTGWERVKYLPFLMSLGIGLAINNAKAVLEALLNQQSGFARTPKTGAEGKSVKAVKKSYRGSKTLMPVVELLFAFYFTGALWFAIDARIYTSVPFIVLFQAGFMYVGVSSLLQGLAGRVKLSDAAVVKPAEEHTRRAA, from the coding sequence ATGACCACCGTAGAGATCATCTTCCTGGGCGTGTACTTCAGCGTCCTGTGCGTGCTGGCGGTCTACGGATCGCACCGGTATCGCATGGCGTTCCTGTACTACCGGCACAAGTTCAAGCTGCCCACGCCCAAGGGAACACTGAAGGCGTTGCCGCGCGTCACCATCCAACTGCCCATCTTCAACGAGATGTACGTCGTGGAGCGGCTGGTGGAGTCGGTGTGCCGCATCGACTATCCGCGAGACCTCCTGGAGATCCAGGTCCTCGACGACTCGACGGACGAGACGTGCGGTATCGCTCGGGCCTGCGTGGAGCGTCACCGGCAGAAGGGCCATGACATCGTCTACATCCACCGCACCAACCGCCAGGGCTTCAAGGCGGGCGCGCTGGAGAACGGGCTGACGCTGGCCCGGGGCGAGTACGTGGCGGTGTTCGACGCCGACTTCGTCCCCAGTCCTGACTTCCTGATGCGCACGGTGCCGTTCTTCGCGGACGCGAAGGTGGGCATGGTGCAGGTGCGCTGGGGCCACCTCAACCGTGAGTTCTCCATCCTCACGCAGGCCCAGAGCATCTTCCTGGACGGCCACTTCATCATCGAGCACACCGCTCGCAACCGCTCCGGCTGCTTCTTCAACTTCAATGGGACGGCGGGCATCTGGCGCCGCGACACCATCGCGGACGCGGGTGGCTGGCAGCACGACACGCTGACCGAGGACCTGGACCTGAGCTACCGCGCTCAGCTCAAGGGCTGGCAGTTCGTGTTCCTCCCGGAGGTCATCTCCCCGGCCGAAGTGCCGGTGGACATGAACGCCTTCAAGAGCCAGCAGCACCGCTGGGCCAAGGGCTCCATCCAGACGGCGAAGAAGCTGCTGCCCACCATCCTCAAGAGCGACCTGCCGCTGGTGGTGAAGCGCGAGGCCTTCTTCCACCTCACCAACAACATGGCCTACCTGTTGATGGTGCTCCTGTCCGTGCTGATGCCGGTCAGCATGGTGGTGCGCTTCCAGCACGGCCTGTACGGCACGCTGTTCCTGGACCTGCCGTTCTTCATCACCGCCACCGCGAGCGTGTGCGTGTTCTACGTCGCCGCGCAGCGCGAGCGCGGGGTGACGGGGTGGGAGCGGGTGAAGTACCTGCCCTTCCTGATGAGCCTGGGCATTGGCCTGGCCATCAACAACGCGAAGGCGGTGCTCGAGGCGCTGCTCAACCAGCAGTCCGGCTTCGCGCGGACGCCGAAGACGGGCGCCGAGGGCAAGAGCGTCAAGGCGGTGAAGAAGAGCTACCGTGGCAGCAAGACGCTCATGCCGGTGGTGGAGCTGCTGTTCGCCTTCTACTTCACGGGCGCGCTGTGGTTCGCCATCGACGCGCGCATCTACACCTCGGTGCCCTTCATCGTGCTGTTCCAGGCCGGCTTCATGTATGTCGGCGTGTCCAGCCTGCTCCAGGGGCTGGCGGGCCGCGTGAAGCTGTCCGACGCCGCCGTCGTGAAGCCCGCCGAGGAGCACACCCGCCGCGCTGCGTGA
- a CDS encoding DUF3006 domain-containing protein, translating into MSKATLDRIEGDIAVLVVDGREVTRPMRELPAGAREGDVIDLKTLTVDTKATAALREEVREARERAQRGKPPPPSGDFDL; encoded by the coding sequence ATGTCGAAGGCCACGTTGGACCGCATCGAGGGCGACATCGCCGTGCTCGTGGTGGATGGCCGCGAAGTGACGCGCCCCATGCGCGAACTGCCGGCTGGCGCACGCGAGGGCGACGTCATCGACTTGAAGACCCTCACGGTGGACACGAAGGCCACGGCGGCATTGCGCGAAGAGGTGCGCGAGGCGCGCGAGCGAGCACAGCGAGGCAAGCCCCCACCGCCCTCGGGCGACTTCGACCTGTGA
- a CDS encoding ribonuclease HI family protein, whose protein sequence is MARPSLVDLLRFIAREEPLTSTVRAFRGLTREHLGQLLEEAADRLGPGASSAPEPSSPAPIPPTVETSRTTGPVPRLRVYSDGAARGNPGPAGAGAVVKDVEGRVVARLGRFLGVQTNNFAEYTALLLGLQHARGLGASEVEVFADSELLIRQLGGRYQVKSPTLKPLFDEARRLLAGFSAVKLTHVPRAQNAEADEMSNRAIDERM, encoded by the coding sequence ATGGCCCGGCCCTCCCTCGTCGACCTCCTCCGCTTCATCGCGCGTGAGGAGCCGCTGACGAGCACGGTCCGGGCCTTCCGGGGCCTCACCCGGGAGCACCTGGGCCAGTTGCTGGAGGAGGCCGCCGACCGGCTCGGTCCTGGCGCCTCGTCCGCTCCCGAGCCCTCGTCCCCTGCCCCGATTCCCCCAACGGTGGAGACCTCGCGAACCACGGGCCCGGTTCCCCGGCTGCGCGTCTATTCCGACGGTGCGGCGCGCGGCAATCCGGGACCTGCTGGCGCGGGCGCCGTGGTGAAAGACGTCGAAGGCCGGGTGGTGGCGCGGCTCGGGCGCTTCCTCGGCGTCCAGACGAACAACTTCGCCGAGTACACGGCGCTCCTCCTGGGCCTCCAGCACGCCCGGGGGCTGGGCGCCTCCGAGGTGGAGGTCTTCGCGGACAGCGAGCTGCTCATCCGGCAGCTCGGGGGCCGCTATCAGGTGAAGAGCCCCACACTGAAGCCGCTGTTCGATGAGGCCCGGCGGCTGCTCGCGGGCTTCTCCGCCGTGAAGCTCACCCATGTCCCCCGCGCGCAGAACGCCGAGGCAGACGAGATGAGCAACCGCGCCATCGACGAGCGCATGTAG
- a CDS encoding PEGA domain-containing protein: MILRRVVLSLLVAALVMPSSAFAQDDDLIEPLGPQPKTSRTKKSKAVRTPKLPKTRAPKKERTATRKGQSVKPPPAPTPEEDDLIAPLVPVKTELVLKLGTNARGAKLFLDGKEVTAGSGPLAVTPGETHTVVARRSGYAEYSERVVVEEGKSSELVVAMDAVVGFATVTADVSRATVLLDGVEMGTTPLSNMQLKPGTREFEFRAKDLKDVQHITVRAGQQYVVEGKLRPVSVADASDQPRNPVLIPERTPVEQPGLALNPQGQEPEPVVSTSKSWYQRWYVWAGVGLVAAASVGAVMATQNSAKPLAPNEVCGVNCDGVIPAAARPAALPSGGGLRF; this comes from the coding sequence ATGATCCTTCGTCGCGTGGTGCTCTCCCTGCTGGTTGCCGCACTGGTCATGCCGTCGTCCGCGTTCGCGCAGGATGACGACCTCATCGAGCCGCTGGGTCCCCAACCGAAGACGTCGCGCACGAAGAAGAGCAAGGCCGTCCGCACGCCCAAGCTGCCCAAGACGCGCGCTCCGAAGAAGGAGCGCACGGCCACGCGCAAGGGGCAGTCCGTCAAGCCGCCTCCCGCGCCGACTCCGGAGGAGGATGATCTCATCGCGCCGCTGGTGCCGGTGAAGACGGAGCTGGTGCTCAAGCTGGGGACCAACGCGCGCGGGGCGAAGCTGTTCCTGGACGGCAAGGAAGTGACGGCGGGCTCGGGCCCGCTGGCCGTGACGCCCGGCGAGACGCACACCGTCGTCGCGCGGCGCTCCGGCTACGCGGAGTACAGCGAGCGCGTCGTGGTGGAGGAGGGCAAGTCCTCGGAGCTGGTGGTGGCGATGGATGCGGTGGTGGGCTTCGCCACCGTGACGGCGGACGTGAGCCGGGCCACCGTGTTGCTGGATGGCGTGGAGATGGGGACCACCCCACTCTCCAACATGCAGCTCAAGCCGGGCACGCGTGAGTTCGAGTTCCGCGCCAAGGACCTGAAGGACGTGCAGCACATCACGGTGCGCGCCGGCCAGCAGTACGTCGTGGAGGGCAAGCTGCGCCCGGTGTCCGTCGCGGACGCGAGCGACCAGCCGCGCAACCCCGTGCTCATTCCGGAGCGCACGCCGGTGGAGCAGCCGGGCCTCGCGCTCAACCCGCAGGGCCAGGAGCCGGAGCCGGTCGTCTCCACGAGCAAGTCCTGGTACCAGCGCTGGTACGTCTGGGCCGGCGTGGGGCTCGTTGCTGCCGCGTCCGTGGGCGCGGTCATGGCGACCCAGAACAGCGCCAAGCCGCTGGCGCCCAACGAGGTGTGCGGCGTGAACTGCGACGGCGTGATTCCCGCCGCGGCCCGCCCGGCGGCGCTGCCCTCCGGGGGCGGGCTGCGCTTCTGA
- a CDS encoding TIGR02300 family protein codes for MSAKDLGTKFVCFKCSTKFYDMKKPDPVCPKCGADQRESPALKPAPEGRRSRLSAAPKVIEPVEPEEPAASEEEEEDLESFDDEEAGAGEAEEDEI; via the coding sequence ATGTCGGCGAAGGACCTCGGGACGAAGTTCGTCTGCTTCAAGTGCAGCACGAAGTTCTACGACATGAAGAAGCCGGATCCGGTGTGCCCCAAGTGCGGCGCCGACCAGCGTGAAAGCCCTGCCCTGAAGCCCGCGCCCGAAGGACGCCGCAGCCGGCTGTCTGCCGCGCCCAAGGTCATCGAGCCCGTCGAGCCCGAGGAGCCCGCGGCCTCCGAGGAGGAGGAAGAGGACCTCGAGAGCTTCGACGACGAGGAGGCTGGCGCCGGCGAGGCCGAGGAAGACGAAATCTAG
- the ftsY gene encoding signal recognition particle-docking protein FtsY: MNTPPLLAALATQVPPSPSPAPTPGGGTTQPGTGTPPEHGLPMGEVVGMGVAALFVLLVVLAARKLFTRGRQAEDKKPAVPKAEEKPALPEPRPELRVDLPPSELELARLRELDEAHARSEALTRQREEAARAARTTTDATERARLEAEARELKEREEEQKRAEYRAKKAADDEARERRRREVAEAQRLQEEQRAREAATAEEARRAEEAAARAKVQAEAGRTLAQGLDKTRSQGFMARLNGLFGQQRVVDESVLADLEEILFTADIGVRTANRLVEEAREKLKRKELSDPEKIKRVIRDEVERIVALPVPRSLEGGGPPHVVMVVGVNGAGKTTTIGKLAAQLTGQGKKVVVAAGDTFRAAATEQLDVWAERAGAQLVRGADGGDPGSVVFEAVKRARAENADVVIADTAGRLHTQAPLMEELKKVKRVMDKALPGAPHEVLLVLDSTNGQNAIQQAKQFHEAVGVTAIALTKLDGTAKGGVIIGICDELKLPVVWVGVGEKIADLRRFDPREFVQALFD, from the coding sequence ATGAACACCCCACCCCTCCTCGCCGCCCTGGCCACCCAGGTCCCGCCCTCTCCCTCCCCCGCTCCCACGCCGGGCGGAGGCACGACGCAGCCGGGAACGGGCACGCCGCCCGAGCATGGCCTCCCCATGGGCGAGGTGGTGGGGATGGGCGTGGCGGCCCTCTTCGTCCTCCTCGTGGTGCTCGCCGCGCGCAAGCTCTTCACCCGGGGCCGTCAGGCCGAGGACAAGAAGCCCGCGGTCCCCAAGGCGGAGGAGAAGCCCGCCCTCCCCGAGCCGCGCCCCGAGCTGCGCGTGGACCTGCCGCCCTCCGAGCTGGAGCTGGCGCGCCTCCGCGAGCTGGACGAGGCCCATGCGCGCTCCGAGGCACTGACCCGCCAGCGCGAAGAGGCCGCCCGCGCCGCGCGCACCACCACCGACGCCACCGAGCGCGCTCGCCTGGAGGCGGAGGCTCGCGAGCTCAAGGAGCGCGAGGAGGAGCAGAAGCGCGCCGAGTACCGCGCGAAGAAGGCCGCGGATGACGAGGCCCGCGAGCGCCGCCGCCGCGAGGTCGCCGAGGCCCAGCGCCTCCAGGAGGAGCAGCGCGCCCGCGAGGCCGCCACCGCCGAGGAGGCCAGGCGCGCCGAGGAGGCCGCCGCCCGCGCCAAGGTCCAGGCCGAGGCCGGCCGCACGCTGGCCCAGGGCCTGGACAAGACGCGCAGCCAGGGCTTCATGGCCCGCCTCAACGGGCTCTTCGGCCAGCAGCGCGTGGTGGACGAGTCCGTGCTCGCGGACCTGGAGGAGATCCTCTTCACCGCCGACATCGGCGTGCGCACCGCGAACCGGCTCGTCGAGGAGGCGCGCGAGAAGCTCAAGCGCAAGGAGCTGAGCGACCCGGAGAAGATCAAGCGCGTCATCCGCGACGAGGTGGAGCGCATCGTGGCGCTGCCCGTGCCGCGCTCGCTGGAGGGCGGCGGCCCGCCCCACGTCGTCATGGTCGTGGGCGTCAACGGCGCCGGCAAGACGACCACCATTGGCAAGCTGGCCGCGCAGCTCACGGGCCAAGGCAAGAAGGTGGTTGTCGCCGCGGGTGACACCTTCCGCGCCGCCGCCACCGAGCAGCTCGACGTGTGGGCCGAGCGCGCCGGAGCGCAGCTCGTCAGGGGCGCCGACGGTGGGGACCCGGGCTCCGTCGTGTTCGAGGCCGTGAAGCGCGCGCGCGCGGAGAACGCGGACGTCGTCATCGCCGACACCGCGGGACGCCTGCACACCCAGGCGCCGCTCATGGAGGAGCTGAAGAAGGTCAAGCGCGTCATGGACAAGGCGCTGCCCGGCGCGCCGCATGAGGTGCTGCTGGTGCTCGACTCCACCAACGGACAGAACGCCATCCAGCAGGCCAAGCAGTTCCACGAGGCGGTGGGCGTCACGGCCATCGCGCTCACCAAGCTGGACGGCACCGCCAAGGGCGGCGTCATCATCGGCATCTGCGACGAGCTGAAGCTGCCCGTGGTCTGGGTGGGCGTGGGCGAGAAGATCGCCGACCTGCGCCGCTTCGATCCGCGCGAGTTCGTCCAGGCCCTGTTCGATTGA
- a CDS encoding DUF2167 domain-containing protein, translated as MNVRPTVLLLLCLSLPNLTWAASPQSTGSSPPAAAAKQKSAAAKPQTCRDIMRALAEPGPVKVEFEALTLDVPPGLLFLRAEHAKELSKRQCGNPLLEGSMGLVLPTGTAQGELLLGHFGVGHLQENPLDERLLLASRKRLDPGTAMQTLDWHTPPTYDRAKHRATWALDTLTGGAPALHEEAYVLGRWGFVSVTHFGKPEVVTAMHPALLKVLDGIQFKPGARYEDYDAHADGASRKDLNTYAEDLLQRLGDDASPPTAQPRSQPGPQASSGQTTTAARPSAPSEQPTCMNTMRALAIAGPMKVEFEKFTFDVPAGFFFLGEERSKDLLKTRCALGWEPYWLGLIMPSDKQAALILTYKNVGYFRDERPLDAIQILATVKERYQRPELMITGWHTRPSYHRGKHQLTLAADTTQTGTPAVIDQGWVLGRNGFVALYNTGKPDEVKAVHAALLNLLNGIQFKKGARYKDYVAQDGEAVQGDLNTLLQKNL; from the coding sequence ATGAACGTCCGTCCCACCGTCCTGCTGCTCCTGTGCCTGTCGCTTCCCAACCTGACCTGGGCCGCGAGTCCCCAGTCCACCGGTTCGTCTCCTCCAGCGGCCGCTGCGAAACAAAAGAGTGCGGCAGCAAAGCCCCAGACGTGCCGAGACATCATGCGCGCGTTGGCGGAGCCCGGGCCCGTGAAGGTGGAGTTCGAGGCGCTCACACTCGATGTTCCCCCAGGACTCCTCTTCCTCAGGGCAGAACACGCCAAGGAACTCTCGAAGCGCCAGTGCGGAAATCCCCTGCTCGAAGGCTCGATGGGACTCGTCCTGCCCACCGGCACGGCGCAGGGCGAGCTTCTCCTCGGCCACTTCGGTGTGGGCCACCTGCAGGAGAACCCGCTCGACGAAAGGCTCCTCCTCGCCTCTCGCAAGCGGTTGGACCCGGGGACGGCGATGCAGACCCTCGACTGGCACACCCCGCCAACCTACGACCGCGCCAAGCACCGCGCCACGTGGGCGTTGGATACCCTCACGGGGGGCGCTCCCGCTCTCCATGAGGAGGCGTATGTGCTGGGCCGCTGGGGGTTCGTGTCCGTGACCCACTTCGGAAAGCCTGAGGTCGTGACGGCGATGCACCCCGCGCTGCTCAAGGTCTTGGACGGCATCCAGTTCAAGCCAGGGGCGCGCTACGAGGATTACGACGCCCATGCCGACGGCGCCTCGCGAAAAGACCTCAATACCTATGCGGAAGACCTGCTCCAACGGCTGGGAGACGACGCGAGTCCTCCGACCGCGCAGCCCCGCTCACAGCCGGGCCCCCAGGCTTCGTCCGGTCAGACGACGACCGCGGCCCGACCGAGCGCACCGTCCGAACAACCCACGTGCATGAACACGATGCGCGCATTGGCCATCGCCGGGCCCATGAAGGTGGAGTTCGAGAAGTTCACGTTCGATGTCCCCGCGGGCTTTTTCTTCCTGGGGGAGGAGCGCTCCAAGGACCTCTTGAAGACGCGCTGCGCATTGGGCTGGGAGCCCTACTGGCTAGGGCTCATCATGCCCAGTGACAAGCAGGCGGCACTCATCCTCACCTATAAAAACGTGGGCTATTTCCGAGACGAGCGCCCGCTGGATGCAATCCAGATCCTCGCCACCGTCAAGGAGAGGTACCAAAGGCCTGAGCTGATGATCACCGGATGGCATACCCGGCCGTCCTACCATCGCGGCAAACACCAGCTCACCCTGGCCGCGGACACCACGCAGACGGGCACTCCGGCGGTCATCGACCAAGGCTGGGTTCTGGGCCGCAATGGGTTCGTAGCGCTCTACAACACCGGGAAGCCCGACGAGGTGAAGGCGGTGCACGCAGCGCTTCTCAACCTTCTGAATGGCATCCAGTTCAAGAAGGGCGCGCGATACAAGGACTACGTGGCCCAGGACGGCGAAGCGGTGCAGGGAGACCTCAACACCCTCCTGCAGAAGAATCTGTGA
- a CDS encoding aminopeptidase: MRALLRWSLLALFVSARAQADVPPEVQLCLQHLKPSERERAARALGPLEALPRYRVQLEVDPKERLVWGKVQVELTARGGRPLSELYLRLTPNARARRVSLSQVKLNGQPVTLEQGPEPTLSRLALPSPLAPGASATLEMSVKATVPRAPAQSGSLLGGGGAASGGDHGAFSATSDFLSLVGVVPQVPPLDDQGKPWAGPQGIGDLALYEPAHVLATVTVPPGWTAHATGAPMGEVPEPDGRVRFGFAAAAVRDFPVFVSRGYRSETTTVNGVTVESHFLPRDEASAQRVLKYATQALSEFERRLGPLPYTHFRVVEAPLSGGAGGMEFPGLVTVATSLYRASTDPSAVLSGMAGMEDLQALLGDAGGGAMAQMGATLERTLEFTVAHEVAHQYFAALVGSDPINAPVVDESLAQYAAVLYFEWAHGKPAAERMRREGLVTPYHFYRLSGGEDGRADRATGDFDDEMQYGALVYGKAPLFHQAARQLVGDAPYFQGLRSYVDTYRFKWTCKECLVKELAKASPAHTRALGALRVRWWEEAHGDADLGAPDLGSMMGGLGDMKLDAETRKMLEEILPQLTGQ; encoded by the coding sequence ATGCGCGCGCTCCTCCGGTGGAGTCTCCTGGCCCTGTTCGTCAGCGCTCGGGCCCAGGCCGATGTGCCTCCAGAAGTGCAGCTGTGCCTCCAGCACCTCAAGCCCTCCGAGCGGGAGCGGGCGGCGCGGGCGCTCGGGCCTTTGGAGGCGCTGCCGCGCTACCGGGTGCAACTGGAGGTCGACCCGAAGGAGCGCCTCGTCTGGGGCAAGGTGCAGGTCGAGCTGACGGCGCGCGGCGGGCGCCCGCTCTCGGAGCTGTATCTGCGGCTGACGCCCAATGCTCGGGCGCGGCGGGTGTCGCTGTCGCAGGTGAAGCTCAACGGCCAGCCCGTCACGCTGGAGCAGGGCCCCGAGCCCACGCTGTCACGACTGGCGCTGCCATCGCCGCTCGCGCCGGGGGCGAGCGCCACGCTGGAGATGTCGGTGAAGGCCACGGTGCCGCGCGCTCCGGCGCAGAGCGGTTCCTTGCTGGGCGGAGGCGGTGCCGCGAGCGGCGGAGACCACGGGGCCTTCTCGGCGACGTCGGACTTCCTCAGCCTGGTGGGCGTGGTGCCGCAGGTGCCGCCGCTGGATGACCAGGGGAAGCCCTGGGCGGGGCCGCAGGGCATCGGGGACCTCGCGCTGTACGAGCCGGCGCACGTGCTGGCCACCGTCACCGTGCCCCCGGGCTGGACCGCGCATGCCACGGGCGCTCCCATGGGCGAAGTGCCCGAGCCGGATGGTCGCGTCCGCTTCGGGTTCGCCGCGGCGGCGGTGCGAGACTTCCCCGTGTTCGTGTCGCGCGGCTATCGGTCCGAGACGACCACCGTGAACGGCGTGACGGTGGAGAGCCACTTCCTGCCCCGGGACGAGGCCAGTGCCCAGCGCGTGCTGAAGTACGCGACGCAGGCCCTGTCCGAGTTCGAGCGCCGTCTGGGCCCGCTGCCCTACACGCACTTCCGCGTGGTGGAGGCGCCGCTGTCGGGGGGCGCCGGAGGCATGGAGTTCCCGGGGCTCGTCACGGTGGCGACGTCGCTCTATCGGGCCTCGACGGACCCGAGCGCGGTGCTCTCCGGCATGGCGGGCATGGAGGACCTGCAGGCGCTGCTGGGCGATGCGGGCGGCGGGGCGATGGCGCAGATGGGGGCGACGCTGGAGCGCACGCTGGAGTTCACCGTGGCGCACGAGGTGGCGCACCAGTACTTCGCGGCGCTGGTGGGCTCGGACCCCATCAACGCGCCCGTGGTGGATGAGTCCCTGGCCCAGTACGCCGCGGTGCTCTACTTCGAGTGGGCACACGGCAAGCCCGCCGCGGAGCGCATGCGTCGCGAGGGACTGGTGACGCCCTACCACTTCTATCGCTTGTCGGGCGGTGAGGACGGCCGGGCGGACCGGGCCACGGGCGACTTCGACGATGAGATGCAGTACGGCGCGCTCGTGTACGGCAAGGCGCCGCTGTTCCACCAGGCCGCGCGCCAGCTCGTGGGGGATGCGCCGTACTTCCAGGGCCTGCGCTCCTACGTGGACACGTACCGCTTCAAGTGGACGTGCAAGGAGTGCCTGGTGAAGGAGCTGGCGAAGGCGAGCCCCGCGCATACGCGAGCACTCGGAGCGTTGCGCGTGCGTTGGTGGGAGGAGGCGCACGGCGACGCGGACCTGGGCGCGCCGGACCTGGGGTCGATGATGGGCGGCCTGGGCGACATGAAGCTGGACGCTGAGACGCGCAAGATGCTGGAGGAGATCCTTCCCCAGCTCACCGGGCAGTGA
- a CDS encoding zinc-ribbon domain-containing protein has protein sequence MNFTCDNCQKRYSIADEKVRGKTVKVRCKNCQSVITVQGPAEEESTRVVSLADVERIRAQERSLSETASASAPAPAPVPAAAPVARAPVTAPQTPWDDEPTRAAPVRQAAGAPWFVMVRNKQEGPLDEAALADWVSSGSISARSFFWRQGMPDWKRGSDIPELAAFFAPPPEPVAPPPPVAAPPPPPAPMRAAPRREPEPQAFMPEPESEPPANEEDEPERTFFSEPAAKPAPASSGRRGQAARAEAPAASAAPLNELFSDLDLPGNRGEGEDDGAPESDEQGAPLGADPDDESAPVEDTRYFMKKSGVTRRNPAWKIALFVVLIIVVPVGILYALSATKVVPLTVKRVDAEGRTVEQPVFSVEGVGALRDKLLGRTPPPPPSRPVESEKRPAAAPKPAEAGAQGSTAPANGKAQAELAAAYADTQKAEVGPEVRKDAEVAAKDSASAGGPAPEEVQRVVAQTQPGFRNCIEQELRKNPKFRGGKVTLTATVGASGTVKAASFDRADINGSGVGECLKDRAKRMVFSSFSGDDVDLQVPLVLSGTM, from the coding sequence TTGAACTTCACCTGCGACAATTGCCAGAAGCGGTACTCCATTGCGGACGAAAAAGTCCGCGGCAAGACGGTCAAGGTCCGCTGCAAGAATTGTCAGAGCGTCATCACGGTGCAGGGCCCCGCCGAGGAAGAGAGCACCCGCGTGGTGTCTCTGGCCGACGTGGAGCGCATCCGCGCGCAGGAGCGCTCGCTGAGTGAGACGGCGAGTGCCTCGGCTCCCGCTCCCGCTCCGGTTCCTGCCGCTGCTCCCGTCGCGAGAGCACCTGTCACCGCGCCCCAGACGCCCTGGGATGATGAGCCGACGCGCGCGGCTCCCGTGCGCCAGGCCGCGGGAGCGCCCTGGTTCGTCATGGTGCGCAACAAGCAGGAAGGTCCTCTGGATGAGGCCGCCCTGGCGGATTGGGTGTCGTCGGGCAGCATCAGCGCGCGCAGCTTCTTCTGGCGCCAGGGCATGCCGGACTGGAAGCGCGGTTCGGACATCCCGGAGCTGGCTGCGTTCTTCGCGCCGCCCCCCGAGCCCGTGGCGCCGCCCCCTCCCGTGGCGGCTCCTCCTCCTCCGCCTGCTCCCATGCGGGCCGCGCCCCGTCGTGAGCCGGAGCCCCAGGCGTTCATGCCCGAGCCCGAGTCCGAGCCGCCCGCGAACGAAGAGGACGAGCCCGAGCGGACGTTCTTCTCCGAGCCCGCGGCGAAGCCGGCGCCCGCCTCGTCTGGACGGCGTGGTCAGGCCGCGCGCGCGGAGGCTCCCGCCGCGAGTGCCGCGCCGCTCAACGAGCTGTTCTCCGACCTGGACCTGCCGGGCAACCGGGGCGAGGGCGAGGATGACGGAGCGCCCGAGTCCGACGAGCAGGGCGCGCCGCTGGGGGCAGACCCCGACGACGAGTCCGCGCCGGTGGAGGACACGCGCTACTTCATGAAGAAGTCGGGCGTCACGCGCCGCAATCCGGCGTGGAAGATCGCGCTCTTCGTGGTGCTCATCATCGTGGTGCCCGTGGGCATCCTGTACGCGCTGTCCGCCACCAAGGTGGTGCCGCTCACGGTCAAGCGAGTGGACGCCGAGGGCCGCACGGTGGAGCAGCCCGTGTTCTCCGTGGAGGGCGTGGGCGCGCTGCGCGACAAGCTGCTGGGCCGCACGCCGCCTCCTCCCCCGTCGCGCCCGGTTGAGTCGGAGAAGCGACCGGCGGCGGCGCCGAAGCCGGCGGAGGCGGGCGCGCAGGGCAGCACTGCTCCGGCGAATGGGAAGGCCCAGGCGGAGCTTGCGGCTGCCTACGCCGATACGCAGAAGGCGGAGGTGGGCCCGGAGGTCCGCAAGGACGCGGAGGTCGCGGCCAAGGACAGTGCCTCCGCGGGCGGTCCCGCTCCTGAAGAAGTGCAGCGCGTGGTGGCCCAGACGCAGCCCGGCTTCCGCAACTGCATCGAGCAGGAGCTGCGCAAGAACCCGAAGTTCCGCGGTGGCAAGGTCACGCTGACCGCCACCGTGGGGGCCTCGGGCACGGTGAAGGCCGCCTCGTTTGATCGGGCGGACATCAACGGGTCGGGAGTCGGGGAGTGCCTGAAGGACCGCGCGAAGCGCATGGTCTTCTCGAGCTTCTCGGGCGACGACGTGGACCTCCAGGTTCCGCTCGTCCTCTCCGGCACGATGTAG